A window of Glycine soja cultivar W05 chromosome 2, ASM419377v2, whole genome shotgun sequence genomic DNA:
TACACCACAGCAGCCCTTATTCATGTGACACTCACTCAACTATAATGCTTCAGAAATAAATTGAATCTGTAAACAGGTATGATTGCATGTAGATAGCAAACACTTGGAAATTAACCAGAAAATGAGtagcatataaaaaattaaaatgttcaaaagTCCAGGATAGCAAGCAATATATACCTTGGATGTGCCTGTCACAAATTGCAACAGTCGAGCTTTGTCTTCTTTGCTCAAACCTTGAACAACCTCCCAAAACCATTGGATAACTGGCGATGCAGCACTATATCCAGAATATTCTGTATTTGCTCTCAAGTCATCcactgaaagaaaataaaatacataacagTTAaatttgcccttccatgcaatTTAGTCACCAGTAAAGATAGTATGTGGGGAGAGCAAACGAAAATAATCACATCAGTTAAAGTAATATAAAGGAATGGAAGTCTCACAGTCAATATCAGGAAGTCCACTGATCAACAATTCCAGCTCTTTGTCATTGAATATCGATATCAACTCCCTGGGAATCATTTCATTGAACCCTTCCAAGAAAGAATTTATTTGAGGTCGAATGGCAGTTGTCAGCCGATGCTCGGCAACCAAATCAACATATTGATGTTTGTTCTCCTCAGTAACTTTGATATTCCGTCCCCCGGGAATCAACTCATAATCAGTCACCTAAACATGTTCATGATTAGAATATAATAATGCAAAATCCAATCTTTCATCTCAGGTTTAAGGGCACGGTCAATACCTCTGTTCGTTCATATAAGATCAATTTTTCCTCATCTGCATCAATGCTAAAAGTAAGATCCAGAACATCACTGATGTCATTCTGCAATCATACCAGAAACACAGACAATTATCACAAATTgaacaataaacaaaatgagATGAGAATACACAATGGGAAAGGGGAGGAACTACATAAATGCACTTGCCTCAAGCATCCATTTCAAATTTCTGAAATAATGAGGATCAATGGCTTCAATATCATGATATGTAACTTTGACTCCAAGAATGTGCTTGTAGAATGACCGAGTAAAATGAACATCCAAGAGTTGACCATCAAATAATGCTTTGCCAACCTGAATGAGATAGAAAAGAGTGTAAACTAGAATCATATGACTAACAGCAAACATTCAGAACAGTTGAAAAGGGACTCACCACTCTACCAACAAATTTGAAATAAGATAAATGCTCTGTTTGATAAACAGAGTTAGGGTTAGGCTGAAATGTTGATTCATTGCCCACTGTAGTAAAAAGCAGTGCTCCTTTATCAAAAATAACTCTGGACAATAATTGATACCATTCCCTTGTAAGCCCACCTGCATCAATACCCTCCTCCCCTTGGAAGTGAACAGTCAACCTTCCCTTCAAATCTTGAGTTGATCTCAAGCGAAGCTGGTTGTAAGAATCTTCTAGAACATATGCCCTTCTTACTGATATTCTCAATGGGCTATGGTGATGGTCATGCTGATGCTTAATTTTTGATCGGAAGTGGGCACGCTTGTTATCAAAATCAATAAATCTTGGAACCTTTAGCATGAGTGAGAAAGATTTCTCAAGCAAACCAGGGTTTTGCCTTAAGAATGCATTTAGTAGCTTCCTATGCTTCTCTGAGAACCGGACAAAAGGCATATGTTTCTCATCTACTTTCACAGCAGTTCCAGATGCTTTCTGGGGAGTTGCAGATGTGGTGGCATACTCAACATCAGAAATAACAGGGATACTTGAGTCATGACTATCACCTGGCTGAGCAGGATGCAATTTCTCACAAACCACAAAGAAAGATTCAATGTATGGTAAGATATTTTGAGAGCCAGCAGGAAGTGGAGGCATTACACCAGATGGTTTAGACACAAAGGTACTAGAAGATGTCGAAATCTCAGATGCAGACTCTGAGTAGGATTCTATCTTGCTTATGCAACAGCTAAGCTCATGCCACAAGGGCTCTAATGCTGAATTGATTTCCCAAACCTCAGATAGAGCAGGAGTACCTCTGTCATTCTCTTTCTCCGTCAGTAAGGTGACAAGGGAACTCAAGGCTTGCAAAACTCTCAGAATTGCAGCTCCATCAGTAGAAGAGGTACTAAGCAGAGCTTTCATTGCTTCACTAAAGACACGTAACTCATTCATTGCAGATGAAGTCAACTTTTGAACTGCTTCTGCCAGCTCAGTGACAAAAAGCTCACAATGTGTTGGAGCAATGGCCACCAATTTCTTCATTACCTCGGCAACAAGATTATATGCATTATCTGACAAACTGGGAGGAATGCACAAAATGTCAGATTAACTCCATGATTACTAAAAAACATTGTATCTACAACAATTATAGCCAGGTGCTCTAATTGGTGGTGACTAATATCAACTGTGgcattacaaagaaaaaaagcaagCAAATGCACATATCAAGAAAACTGACACAACTGACTgacttaatataaaattagtttgatGCTTCTAAGTCACGAGTTTTATCACCCCACCCCCATCCCTCCCCAAAATACAGGAGCTCCTACTGATGGTGTATAGATACACAAAAACTAGCTATATTGGCAACAAGCATAGGCCAAAACGCATACCCTTCTTGTGCAAGCAGTGAGCACAGGAGCCGGAGTTCTGCATTTGAAAGATTACTCAACACTCCATGTGACTCACATTCAACATTTATGCCAGAGGGCGTTGGTTTGGAGGAACCATCAACTTTAGATGCATCATCCacagaagataaaatattagaatCTGCATTCGCATTGGCTTCCACGGCAGAAATTTGTGGAGCTGATGATGGGTTAGTAGATATCAAGGATTTGTCAGATGACTTGTTTCCAGCACTGTCAATGATAACATCCAGTAAATTTAGCAGCTGAAAACACAACACAGATACAAAGACAATTGTGTCAACACTGTCTGAATgcacaagaaattaaaatacaaatatgcCAATAAAACCAAAGCATCACCTGCTCAAGGTGGGCTATGCTCCTCAAATAAAGTGGTTGGTTCAAGAGACCCAATAGCATTGCAATGGCGATGTACCCATCATTACTTTCACCTATATTTACTTCATCTTCAACAACCATCACGGCTTTGCCCCGTGCATCATCTGGTTCTTTTATTGCAGGATTTGGTAGCCAACACTGAAGCAAAATTTTTGCCACATACAGATGATTGCGAGCAAGATAAGTGAGAGTTTCAAGTATTCTACGAGACAGCAATGGGGGAACTCCTGTGATTAAACAATAGGAAAGgtataaataaattcattaagcgttaacaaaaaattgaccaaatattataaatagactCTCCAGTAAGAAGAAGCTCAtggattaagaaaataaaagacatTACAGACAAATCTTAATTGGGAAGATTCACAACCATAAAAACCAACAAGTTATTTTGTTTATGTCAGCATAATCAAAACCAGGACAATTGTTTATAATCACAACATAAATAAGATTAATCAAGTATTCTTACCATCAAAAGATTGAGGACGTGAATACATTACATTGCTCTGACAACCATATAATCTATATGGTGGCTCAACTTTACTAAAATAACTGACAGGCCTTTTTACATCAAGCATTAGCAAGTCCATCAGAATTTTCACCAGAGAGGTTCTTGTTTCACTATGGGCACAAAGATTTAATAGAAGCCTCTGGAGTTGGCCTTTATAGAGTGGCTGCAAAAATGCAATAGACAAATTATAGACAATAAAGAATGACTCATATTAAATGACTTCTTCCAATCACAAATTAATACCTGCACTACGCGTAACAACCGAATCATAGCATGCAAAGCTTCTGTGTCAACTAGTGGTGCTCCATCAGCTTCAACAACCTTAACTCCATTGGAACGGCGAGAAGAAATGGTTCCCCCTGCTCCATCCAGACCAGAACCAATACCTTCACGTCTTGAAGTCTCCCCTCTACGACTTCTAGGATACATACCAAAGAGGGTACGACTGTAACGGTGTGCAAACCTCTCCCGCAACATATTTGCCTCAGCAACAAGAGCAGGTGTAAGATTGGCAAGGATAGTATCTGGTGACGTCAACAGAACCTGAAGGgggaaaaaaacttaaaaccagaGACAATCTCACTTTTATATAACAGCAATGAACTGAAAAACTTGCCTCTTCTCGTAAATCTGATGGAAAAGTTGCAATTATTGAGACTGTATCCATTTCCACAGGTTGGCCTTCCAGCTCCTGAGATTGATGCAGCCTCTGTGCTTGCTGCTGAGCTAGAATTTCTGCTCGAATATCAGCTGGAAGAGCTGCAAGGAACTCTGGATCAATATCCCCAGTGTTTTGAGACTCAGCATTTGATGGCTGAGCCACTTGACCCTGCTGAGCTGAAAGGAGTTCGGCACGCAGCTCCTCAGGAAGAGCATCCAGAAAAGCAGGATCAATAGCTCCTGATCCTGCATCACTGTTCACCTGCTGCTCTGCTGCTGCACCATCTTGATCTGCATCACGGCTTGAATTTTCTGAAACTTCAGTTACACTGTGAAGGAACGCATCTCTTCCAACCACAGGAGAAATGTGACTCAAAGGCGTATTTGCTCTTCTTGTGCGTGCTGCCTGCGAATCACCTGCCACCCTATCAGCAGAAACCTGCCTTTCACCACCATCATCATGGCCATCAGCACTTCCAATCTCAACATCCAAGCTCCGAAGGCTTTCACCAAAAGTTGCACCACTACCACTACTCTCCTGGCTGACAGCTTCAACATCCCTCACAGCTCCATCAGCATGTTCAAATTGCATCTCAACTTCCTGTGAGTGTGTGTTTGAAACATTTGTATGTGAAGGTCCAGTCCCAGCTGGTCTGACACCCGCATTGTTACTGTTATCAACCGAGGGAGTTATAGTACTAACTTCCAGAACAGCATTACTTTCAACAGGGACTTCTGGCCTTGCACCCCCTGCATCTTGTGCCTGGGTCGTTCCAACTTTACCATGAGAACCTGCTTCTGCAATGTTCTGATTGGATGACTTTTCAGGGATTGGTCGCCTTAATTGAGTGACAAGCAAATCCTCAAGGCCTTGGGGTACAACAACAGTGTTTGTCCCACCACTTTGTTGGTTATTATCAGTCCACAAGTGCAAACGCTGTCCATGGCGTCCACTCCTCAGCGATCGAAATATATTATCCAAACCCAATGAGTTGTTCTCCAATGAACTATCTGGAATATTTTAGCAAAATACCAGAAAAGCCAAAATGTCAttaaacaacaattttttttataacttaaatagtaattaatgactttgaaaaacaattaatagaTTAAATCAATAACAAACAATTCTGAGAAACTGGCCTGATTGCCCTGTAGGTGGGGGGAATGAAGAAGGTTCAAGCAAGAGTGGGTGACGAGAAGGCACAGCGGTATCACCAGTTCTTCCCAAAAGACTATAAATAGATGTTGTCCTCCCCTGACGTCTGGATCCAAAAACCTCAACCGGCATCACTTGAAAAGCTTCATTTGCAAAACTATTATCTCTGCCAAAAACCTCAATATGATCAAAAACATTAATTCCATTAATCCCCTCCTCGAGTTGCAGTATAACACCATCTTCATCTTCCTCGTCATCCTCATCCTCTTCCTCCATCActtcatcatcaaaatcttcatcatCAATCTCATGCTCATCTTGATCTGTGTCAGGATGTGGCAAATGATGGACTTCTTCCAAATCATTGTGTTCCTCATCATCATCCTCATCTTCATCTACATCCTCACCTTCATCTTCAGACATATCATCGTCCTCATCGTCATCCTCATCAAGATTTTCTTGGCCATGAGATTGGATTTCAAATTGTAGACCCACATTTTCCATTCCATTTTCAAGATCTCTTGCATCCTCAGAATTTTCATGCATGTAATCATCCTCATTAGCAGGAGCAAAGCTCCCATCAAGATCTTGATCATGTTCCATATCATCAGTAACAGCTTCAGACCCACCATAGGAGCAAACTGCATAAGACCCAACACGGTCAACTTGAAGGGAATCAGGATTGGCTTGTGATGTCTCCATGGACTGAGACATGTCACCAATATTATTTGTTCTTCCGGGTTGACTTAGAACAGAAGGCTTTGCTGAATTATCACCCTTCCCTGCACTAGAATCAACTAATTGGACATGCTCCTTGGTTACCAACTCAAGAGCTTTAATAATACCCGTAGCAACTTCAGATGAATCAGCATGGTCAAGGTCCAAAACTTGTAGAGTACATGTGAATGATTTAACCAAACCAGCATCAATAAAAGTGGTAGAGGCCTCAGCTGAAATGGATGAACCAGCGGGTGTACGAGCAGCCAAAACATCATTTAGTAGATCAACAAAAACCTGAATTTCTTTTCCTGGACGCTTAATGCCATGACATGAATCAACAAATTCATTGATGATACAACAAATCTCACCAAAAACCCTCTTCCTTGCCTCTGTAGATCGAACACAAGCACCCACCATAAACTGGTTGGCCCTGGTTGCTAGTTTCTGCCTCCAATCACCATCAGCTTTCTTGTCCTTTTTGGAGTTTCGAGAATATGGAAGAAAATTATGAAGAATATGAGAGAATATCCCACCCATGCTTAAACCTGCAGGACTCTTTTGATAAGAACCTCTAATGCTGCTCATTTCAGCATCTCGTCTAAGTAAAACATGAACAGATGATGAATACATCAATAGTATCTCTGTCAGAAGCTTTAGAATGAAGACAATCTTTGCAAGTGATGCAGAAGCATCCTGACTACCAGTTTCATTGCCCTCAGAATCAGTGGCAActgcttttccttttcccttaacCATGGAGGCATCAATGTCCATATCGGTTGATGCTGGGGTGCCAGGAAGAACATTTGAGGCAATGTCACCCTTCAAGGGAGGAACAAAAGTGCATACAGATTCAAGAAGAAGTTCTATTGCATTAATAAAACTTTGGGTAGGTTTTCTGTGACCTTTGGCACTCTTGGTATTTGAATCTTGAATTTTGCCATGGCCATTGCCAGTAGGTGCCGTGTTAGTATTTCCCAAAACAACCTTCCCATCAATGTTCTGTACTTTATCTTTCTCCAATGTTTTATCCTTATCCTTTTCTTTATCCTTAGCTTTGTCTTTATCCCTATCTTTCAGCAAGACAATGTATGGCCTCTCACCTACCATTTCAACTTGGCACACAGATTGAGCAGCTTGCATAAAAATTACTGGATCCCGAGAAATCA
This region includes:
- the LOC114395610 gene encoding E3 ubiquitin-protein ligase UPL1-like, which produces MTTLRSSWPSRLRQLLSSGGAIGPSVKVDSEPPPKIKAFIEKIIQCPLQDIAIPLSGFRWEYNKGNFHHWRPLLLHFDTYFKTYLSCRNDLTLLDNLEDDSPLPKHAILQILRVMQKILENCPNKSSFDGLEHFKLLLASTDPEILVATLETLSALVKINPSKLHGSPKMICCGSVNSYLLSLAQGWGSKEEGLGLYSCVMANEKAQDEALCLFPSEEIGHDQSNCRIGTTLYFELHGPNAQSKEHSADAVSPSSTVIHMPDLHLRKEDDLSLMKQCTEEFSIPSELRFSLLTRIRYARAFRSPRICRLYSRICLLSFIVLVQSGDAQEELVSFFANEPEYTNELIRIVRSEEVISGSIRTLAMLALGAQLAAYTSSHHRARISGSSLTFAGGNRMILLNVLQRAILSLKISNDPSSLAFVEALLQFYLLHVVSTSTSGNNIRGSGMVPTFLPLLEDFDPTHIHLVCFAVKTLQKLMDYSSSAVSLFKELGGIELLAQRLQKEVHRVIGLVGGTDNMMLTGESLGHSTDQLYSQKRLIKVSLKALGSATYAPANSTRSQHSQDSSLPITLSLIFKNVDKFGGDIYYSAVTVMSEIIHKDPTFFSALHEIGLPDAFLLSVGSGILPSSKALTCIPNGLGAICLNAKGLEAVRESSSLRFLVDIFTSKKYVLAMNEAIVPLANAVEELLRHVSTLRSTGVDIIIEIIHKITSFGDGNGAGFSGKAEGTAMETDSENKEKEGHCCIVGTSYSAVEGISDEQFIQLCVFHLMVLVHRTMENAETCRLFVEKSGIEALLNLLLRPTIAQSSDGMSIALHSTMVFKGFAQHHSIPLAHAFCSSLREHLKKTLVGFGAASEPLLLDPRMTTDGGIFSSLFLVEFLLFLVASKDNRWVTALLTEFGNESKDVLEDIGCVHREVLWQISLLENRKPEIEEDGACSSDSQQAEGDVSETEEQRFNSFRQYLDPLLRRRTSGWSIESQFFNLINLYRDLGRSTGSQNRLVGPRSSSSNQVQHSGSDDNWGTANKKESDKQRAYYTSCCDMVRSLSFHITHLFQELGKVMLLPSRRRDDVVNVSPASKSVASTFASIAFDHMNYGGRCVNLSGTEESISTKCRYFGKVIDFMDNVLMERPDSCNPIMLNCLYGRGVIEIVLTTFEATSQLLFTVNRAPASPMDTDDANAKQDDKEDTDNSWIYGSLASYGKLMDHLVTSSFILSSFTKHLLAQPLTNGDTPFPRDAETFVKVLQSRVLKTVLPVWTHPKFVDCSYEFISTVISIIRHVYTGVEVKNVNGSAGARITGPPPNETTISTIVEMGFSRSRAEEALRQVGSNSVELAMEWLFSHPEEAQEDDELARALAMSLGNSESDSKDAVANDNALQLEEEMVQLPPVDELLSTCTKLLSKEPLAFPVRDLLVMICSQDDGQHRSNVVSFIVERIKECGLVPSNGNYAMLAALFHVLALILNEDAVAREAASTSGLIKIASDLLYQWDSSLDIKEKHQVPKWVTAAFLALDRLLQVDQKLNSEIAEQLKKEAVNSQQTSITIDEDRQNKMQSALGLSMKYADIHEQKRLVEVACSCMKNQLPSDTMHAVLLLCSNLTRNHSVALTFLDSGGLSLLLSLPTSSLFPGFDNVAASIVRHVLEDPQTLHQAMESEIKHSLVVASNRHPNGRVNPHNFLLNLASVISRDPVIFMQAAQSVCQVEMVGERPYIVLLKDRDKDKAKDKEKDKDKTLEKDKVQNIDGKVVLGNTNTAPTGNGHGKIQDSNTKSAKGHRKPTQSFINAIELLLESVCTFVPPLKGDIASNVLPGTPASTDMDIDASMVKGKGKAVATDSEGNETGSQDASASLAKIVFILKLLTEILLMYSSSVHVLLRRDAEMSSIRGSYQKSPAGLSMGGIFSHILHNFLPYSRNSKKDKKADGDWRQKLATRANQFMVGACVRSTEARKRVFGEICCIINEFVDSCHGIKRPGKEIQVFVDLLNDVLAARTPAGSSISAEASTTFIDAGLVKSFTCTLQVLDLDHADSSEVATGIIKALELVTKEHVQLVDSSAGKGDNSAKPSVLSQPGRTNNIGDMSQSMETSQANPDSLQVDRVGSYAVCSYGGSEAVTDDMEHDQDLDGSFAPANEDDYMHENSEDARDLENGMENVGLQFEIQSHGQENLDEDDDEDDDMSEDEGEDVDEDEDDDEEHNDLEEVHHLPHPDTDQDEHEIDDEDFDDEVMEEEDEDDEEDEDGVILQLEEGINGINVFDHIEVFGRDNSFANEAFQVMPVEVFGSRRQGRTTSIYSLLGRTGDTAVPSRHPLLLEPSSFPPPTGQSDSSLENNSLGLDNIFRSLRSGRHGQRLHLWTDNNQQSGGTNTVVVPQGLEDLLVTQLRRPIPEKSSNQNIAEAGSHGKVGTTQAQDAGGARPEVPVESNAVLEVSTITPSVDNSNNAGVRPAGTGPSHTNVSNTHSQEVEMQFEHADGAVRDVEAVSQESSGSGATFGESLRSLDVEIGSADGHDDGGERQVSADRVAGDSQAARTRRANTPLSHISPVVGRDAFLHSVTEVSENSSRDADQDGAAAEQQVNSDAGSGAIDPAFLDALPEELRAELLSAQQGQVAQPSNAESQNTGDIDPEFLAALPADIRAEILAQQQAQRLHQSQELEGQPVEMDTVSIIATFPSDLREEVLLTSPDTILANLTPALVAEANMLRERFAHRYSRTLFGMYPRSRRGETSRREGIGSGLDGAGGTISSRRSNGVKVVEADGAPLVDTEALHAMIRLLRVVQPLYKGQLQRLLLNLCAHSETRTSLVKILMDLLMLDVKRPVSYFSKVEPPYRLYGCQSNVMYSRPQSFDGVPPLLSRRILETLTYLARNHLYVAKILLQCWLPNPAIKEPDDARGKAVMVVEDEVNIGESNDGYIAIAMLLGLLNQPLYLRSIAHLEQLLNLLDVIIDSAGNKSSDKSLISTNPSSAPQISAVEANANADSNILSSVDDASKVDGSSKPTPSGINVECESHGVLSNLSNAELRLLCSLLAQEGLSDNAYNLVAEVMKKLVAIAPTHCELFVTELAEAVQKLTSSAMNELRVFSEAMKALLSTSSTDGAAILRVLQALSSLVTLLTEKENDRGTPALSEVWEINSALEPLWHELSCCISKIESYSESASEISTSSSTFVSKPSGVMPPLPAGSQNILPYIESFFVVCEKLHPAQPGDSHDSSIPVISDVEYATTSATPQKASGTAVKVDEKHMPFVRFSEKHRKLLNAFLRQNPGLLEKSFSLMLKVPRFIDFDNKRAHFRSKIKHQHDHHHSPLRISVRRAYVLEDSYNQLRLRSTQDLKGRLTVHFQGEEGIDAGGLTREWYQLLSRVIFDKGALLFTTVGNESTFQPNPNSVYQTEHLSYFKFVGRVVGKALFDGQLLDVHFTRSFYKHILGVKVTYHDIEAIDPHYFRNLKWMLENDISDVLDLTFSIDADEEKLILYERTEVTDYELIPGGRNIKVTEENKHQYVDLVAEHRLTTAIRPQINSFLEGFNEMIPRELISIFNDKELELLISGLPDIDLDDLRANTEYSGYSAASPVIQWFWEVVQGLSKEDKARLLQFVTGTSKVPLEGFSALQGISGSQKFQIHKAYGSPDHLPSAHTCFNQLDLPEYPSKHHLEERLLLAIHEASEGFGFG